From a single Thalassophryne amazonica chromosome 7, fThaAma1.1, whole genome shotgun sequence genomic region:
- the LOC117514099 gene encoding hyaluronan and proteoglycan link protein 2-like: MNSVVVFLLTASCFTCSSTIHTAPAASSQLKYLIEPPVYAEVVGRRGENITLPCILKTKPRNYKVKWIKLEEDLTAPVNTVMISNAHAFKRYGHLGQRASLRNAHTMDASLQLSHLELEDGGTYRCELISGIEDENVLIKLRIEGVVFPYESQKGHYKFTFHVAKEACAEQDATLATYNQLYRAWTEGLDWCNAGWLHDGTVRYPILHPRPACGAELLSGIRNYGPKDKNLDRFDAFCFTSLTSGSVFYVTGAFSFGQAGHACQQQGAELSLVGQLYAAWRFQNYDQCDGGWLKDGSVRYPISTPRRRCGGVAEAGVRSFGFPDKTTHLYGAYCYRQAE, translated from the exons ATGAACAGTGTTGTGGTGTTCCTATTAACGGCAAGCTGCTTCACCTGTTCTTCAACGATACATACAG CACCTGCAGCATCCAGTCAACTGAAATATCTCATCGAGCCACCTGTGTACGCAGAGGTCGTTGGCCGCAGAGGGGAAAACATCACCCTGCCCTGCATCTTGAAAACTAAACCCAGGAATTACAAAGTCAAATGGATCAAGCTGGAAGAAGACCTCACAGCACCAGTGAACACTGTCATGATATCCAATGCACATGCCTTCAAACGTTACGGCCACCTAGGACAGCGGGCTTCACTTCGGAATGCTCACACCATGGATGCATCGCTGCAACTCAGCCATTTGGAACTGGAAGATGGTGGCACATATAGATGTGAGCTAATCAGTGGTATAGAGGATGAAAATGTTCTCATCAAGTTGAGGATTGAAG GAGTTGTGTTCCCATATGAGAGTCAAAAAGGCCACTACAAATTTACTTTCCATGTGGCTAAGGAGGCTTGTGCGGAACAAGATGCCACATTAGCCACATACAATCAACTATACAGAG CTTGGACGGAAGGTTTGGACTGGTGTAATGCGGGTTGGCTCCATGATGGGACTGTTCGTTACCCAATCCTTCATCCTCGACCTGCCTGTGGAGCAGAGCTGTTGTCTGGCATCCGCAATTATGGTCCAAAAGATAAAAACCTGGACCGGTTTGACGCGTTCTGCTTCACCTCACTGACATCAG GTTCTGTGTTCTACGTAACAGGGGCTTTCTCCTTTGGACAAGCAGGGCATGCATGTCAACAACAGGGAGCCGAGCTGTCATTGGTTGGACAGCTTTACGCCGCATGGCGTTTCCAGAACTATGACCAGTGTGATGGTGGATGGCTGAAAGATGGAAGTGTACGCTATCCCATCAGCACACCTAGGAGGCGTTGCGGAGGTGTTGCTGAAGCAGGGGTGCGATCCTTTGGGTTTCCAGACAAAACTACACATCTCTATGGTGCATACTGCTACCGACAGGCTGAATAG